One window of the Crateriforma spongiae genome contains the following:
- a CDS encoding GspE/PulE family protein: MIQPSCRDTEMGSTDSSSATDAEIDFQAADAGMELAPAETFALNLLEWAVERHASDLFISDAESCVIVSVRRMGRIEQVRRFARSYGRRLQGFLRVAANCDAGDAIRPTEGRGVVQTPCGREIDLRLSTMPTLFGTDVAVRLFDPESGCRDLNQLGMDDCDVQQLRELLSHRGGLILVSGPVASGKSSTMYAAVKHLNDGHRKIHTLEDPIEHAIDGVMQTQVNAKACLDFADLLTVVLRHSPDVIMIGEIRDSVTATTAVRAGASGQLVLATIHAKSAAEAIDSLLHYDVPPKFVANALVGVICQRLVRRLCKECRSQREVHDPLPVSPAVAGRLGDQSPGLWTAQSCDACFGDGYESLFCLAEIMRVEDTITQCIEHREPASAIHQTAKEQGMLSLADNAALNIYRGEMTADDAIRIINNGTLAELSRRCRD; encoded by the coding sequence ATGATCCAGCCTTCCTGCCGGGACACCGAAATGGGATCCACCGATTCGTCATCCGCGACCGACGCGGAAATTGATTTTCAAGCCGCTGACGCCGGAATGGAATTGGCACCAGCGGAAACTTTCGCGTTAAATCTTTTGGAATGGGCGGTCGAACGACACGCCAGCGACCTGTTTATCAGCGACGCGGAATCTTGCGTCATCGTGTCGGTTCGCCGAATGGGCCGCATCGAACAAGTTCGCCGATTTGCGCGCAGTTACGGACGACGGCTGCAAGGATTCCTGCGGGTCGCGGCAAATTGTGACGCCGGCGATGCGATTCGCCCGACCGAAGGACGCGGCGTGGTGCAAACGCCATGCGGTCGTGAAATCGACTTGCGGCTCAGCACGATGCCGACGCTATTCGGAACCGATGTCGCCGTACGCTTGTTCGATCCGGAAAGCGGATGTCGCGACCTGAATCAATTGGGCATGGATGATTGCGATGTCCAGCAACTGCGCGAACTGTTATCGCACCGCGGTGGACTGATCCTGGTGTCCGGCCCGGTCGCCAGCGGCAAGAGCAGCACGATGTATGCTGCGGTGAAACACTTGAACGACGGCCATCGCAAGATTCATACGCTGGAAGATCCGATTGAACATGCGATCGACGGTGTGATGCAAACACAGGTCAACGCGAAAGCCTGTTTGGACTTTGCCGATTTGTTGACCGTCGTTTTGCGTCACAGCCCCGACGTCATCATGATCGGTGAAATCCGTGACAGTGTGACGGCAACCACCGCGGTCCGCGCCGGTGCCAGCGGACAGTTGGTGCTTGCGACGATCCACGCCAAAAGTGCCGCAGAAGCGATCGATTCGCTGTTGCATTACGACGTCCCGCCAAAGTTCGTTGCCAACGCCCTGGTCGGCGTCATTTGTCAACGACTTGTCCGGCGACTGTGCAAGGAATGCCGAAGCCAGAGAGAGGTTCATGATCCACTGCCCGTCAGCCCCGCAGTCGCCGGCCGTTTGGGCGACCAATCGCCGGGACTTTGGACGGCCCAGTCGTGTGACGCCTGTTTTGGTGACGGCTATGAATCACTGTTTTGCCTGGCGGAAATCATGCGTGTGGAGGACACGATCACGCAGTGCATCGAGCACCGTGAACCGGCATCCGCGATTCACCAGACGGCCAAAGAACAAGGCATGCTAAGCCTGGCCGACAACGCCGCCTTGAATATTTATCGCGGCGAGATGACGGCCGATGACGCGATTCGAATCATCAATAACGGCACGCTGGCAGAACTTTCCAGACGCTGTCGTGATTGA
- the ligA gene encoding NAD-dependent DNA ligase LigA, translated as MTDKSVAEEVQSLRQQIRHHDRLYYVDATPEISDLQYDRLLKRLQQLEQDHPDLRDPDSPTMRVGDQPVAHLDQVAHRVPMLSIDNTYSRDELQAYFERTEKSLDGQPVRWVMEYKIDGVAASVRYEAGRMMLALTRGNGEVGDDITHNIRTVRDLPLILHDNGSVPDVLEIRGEVYMTNADLADLNVRQAERGEPLYKNTRNVTAGTIRLLDPAIAAQRNLRFFAHGIGEVSGMDADNHMEFLKRLGDFGIPPTPDVMVFDHWSEAMKAVAALEDEMPDLPFEVDGIVFKVDDFASREKLGIRSKSPRWLVAYKFERYEATTRLNQITVQVGKTGTVTPVAHLDPVEIAETTVSRASLHNADEIERLDVREGDVVVVEKAGKIIPKVVRVEKHLRTDDLKPYVFPKQCPECDTELVRDEGGVYIRCPNPACPAQLRQKLIYFGSRTGMDIDGLGDELVDVLLDRGLVKTYGDLYRLTADQVAELNWIRLRKGRDRKEIEVQVGQKNADSLIQGIDASRDRGLARVLASLSIRHVGPSVARIITGKYHTLDLLRDASQEDLADIHEIGDRIAGSLHEFIHSDGGRQTLDDLAAAGVKMTDPEPVPDDDEQRWLSGKTLVVTGTLKHFKRDEIKKAITELGGRASGSVSKNTDFLVAGEKAGSKLDKAKQLGVRVVDEDEFRAWLADNRIHDA; from the coding sequence ATGACAGACAAGTCGGTCGCCGAGGAAGTTCAGTCGCTGCGCCAGCAGATTCGACATCACGATCGACTGTACTACGTCGACGCGACTCCGGAAATCAGCGATCTGCAGTACGACCGCCTGCTGAAGCGTTTACAGCAACTGGAACAGGATCACCCCGATCTGCGTGATCCCGATTCGCCCACGATGCGGGTCGGCGATCAACCGGTCGCACACCTGGACCAGGTCGCCCATCGCGTGCCGATGCTGTCGATCGACAACACGTACAGCCGCGATGAATTGCAAGCCTATTTTGAACGCACGGAAAAATCGCTGGACGGCCAACCGGTCCGGTGGGTGATGGAATACAAAATCGATGGCGTCGCGGCGTCGGTGCGATACGAAGCGGGACGCATGATGCTGGCGCTGACCCGTGGCAACGGCGAAGTCGGCGATGACATCACGCACAACATTCGAACCGTTCGCGACCTGCCCCTGATCCTGCACGACAACGGATCAGTACCGGATGTTTTGGAGATTCGCGGCGAAGTCTACATGACCAACGCGGACTTGGCCGATTTGAATGTCCGTCAAGCCGAACGCGGCGAGCCGCTTTACAAGAACACACGCAACGTGACTGCGGGCACGATCCGATTGCTGGATCCCGCGATCGCCGCCCAACGAAACCTGCGTTTCTTTGCACACGGCATCGGCGAAGTGTCGGGCATGGACGCCGACAACCACATGGAATTCCTAAAACGACTCGGGGATTTTGGCATCCCGCCGACACCCGACGTGATGGTGTTCGACCATTGGTCCGAAGCAATGAAAGCGGTCGCGGCGTTGGAAGACGAGATGCCTGACTTGCCTTTCGAAGTCGACGGGATCGTTTTTAAGGTCGACGACTTTGCCAGCCGCGAAAAACTTGGCATTCGCAGTAAGAGTCCACGTTGGTTGGTCGCGTACAAGTTTGAACGCTACGAAGCCACCACACGACTGAACCAGATCACGGTCCAAGTCGGCAAGACGGGAACCGTGACACCGGTGGCTCATCTGGATCCAGTGGAGATTGCCGAAACCACCGTGTCCCGCGCTTCATTGCACAACGCCGACGAGATCGAACGACTGGATGTCCGCGAAGGCGACGTCGTTGTGGTTGAAAAAGCCGGCAAGATCATCCCCAAGGTCGTGCGTGTCGAAAAACACCTTCGCACTGATGACTTGAAACCCTACGTCTTTCCAAAGCAATGTCCCGAGTGTGATACCGAACTGGTTCGGGATGAAGGCGGTGTCTACATCCGATGCCCCAACCCGGCCTGCCCCGCTCAGTTACGCCAAAAGTTGATCTACTTCGGCAGCCGCACGGGTATGGACATCGATGGTTTGGGCGACGAACTGGTCGACGTTCTGCTGGACCGTGGTTTGGTCAAAACCTATGGCGACCTTTATCGTTTGACCGCCGATCAAGTCGCCGAATTGAATTGGATCCGATTGCGGAAAGGACGCGACAGAAAAGAGATCGAAGTCCAGGTGGGACAGAAGAATGCGGACAGCTTGATCCAAGGGATCGACGCCAGCCGTGATCGTGGTTTGGCACGAGTGCTGGCATCGCTTTCGATCCGTCACGTCGGTCCCAGTGTCGCGCGGATCATCACGGGCAAATACCACACGCTGGATCTGCTGCGCGACGCGTCCCAAGAAGATTTGGCCGACATCCACGAAATCGGTGACCGGATCGCCGGCAGTCTGCACGAATTCATCCACAGTGATGGCGGCCGCCAAACGCTGGATGACTTGGCCGCGGCCGGCGTCAAGATGACCGATCCCGAACCGGTGCCCGATGATGACGAGCAACGGTGGCTGTCGGGCAAGACCCTGGTCGTCACGGGCACGCTGAAACACTTCAAGCGTGACGAAATCAAAAAGGCGATCACCGAACTTGGCGGACGGGCCAGCGGCAGCGTCAGCAAGAACACGGATTTCCTGGTCGCCGGGGAAAAGGCCGGCAGCAAGCTAGACAAGGCCAAACAATTGGGCGTTCGGGTCGTCGACGAAGACGAATTTCGCGCATGGTTGGCCGACAATCGCATCCATGACGCGTGA
- a CDS encoding protein kinase domain-containing protein — translation MDASSENLGHSDDPRGQRRTGAARRESLTTDFSLPHSDETICDETPPVLDSPRYEICGRINRGGMGIIYRARDLTLCRDVVVKVLRQDRNDQAGGLEDFQNESQVISYLSHPGVIPIYDRGRCDDGRPYHVLKLVDGKTLGDVLRQRTMPRFQLLNVFADICETMAFAHSKGIIHLDLKPSNVMVGPFGEVHVMDWGLAHYHSDQPNPPELSCLSNDFENRSRVRGTPEYMAPEQAGGGQVGPATDVFGLGAILCEILTGHPPYEADHIRIVYQMALDASQGQFKDRLRNCDCDPNLRRLAIRCMASSPEDRPADALEVAQAVADYHETALEQLRSDMNRFFELSLDLFCIADFQGFFQRINGNFSRLLGYDDHELKTRPFIDFVHPEDREKTRAQMSVLDRGKPVVRFRNRYQRRDGRYVVLEWTAKAIRSEGVIFAVARDVTELA, via the coding sequence ATGGACGCATCGAGCGAAAATCTGGGGCACTCAGACGATCCGAGGGGCCAGCGGCGAACAGGTGCAGCGCGGCGAGAATCGCTGACCACCGATTTTTCGCTGCCGCATTCAGATGAAACGATTTGTGACGAAACGCCACCGGTGCTGGACAGCCCCCGGTACGAAATCTGTGGCCGCATCAATCGTGGCGGTATGGGCATCATCTACCGTGCCCGCGACCTGACCTTGTGCCGCGACGTTGTCGTCAAGGTTCTGCGGCAGGACCGGAACGATCAAGCCGGCGGCCTGGAAGATTTCCAAAACGAATCGCAAGTCATCAGTTACCTGTCGCATCCCGGTGTCATTCCGATTTACGACCGCGGACGGTGCGATGACGGTCGACCCTACCACGTGTTGAAACTGGTCGACGGAAAAACACTGGGCGATGTGCTGCGGCAAAGAACGATGCCGCGATTCCAGTTGCTGAACGTCTTTGCCGACATTTGCGAAACGATGGCGTTTGCGCATTCCAAAGGAATCATCCACTTGGATCTGAAGCCGTCCAACGTGATGGTCGGACCGTTTGGCGAAGTCCATGTGATGGACTGGGGATTGGCACACTACCACAGCGATCAGCCGAATCCGCCGGAACTGAGTTGCCTGAGCAATGATTTTGAAAACCGTTCGCGGGTCCGTGGTACTCCGGAATACATGGCGCCCGAACAAGCCGGTGGTGGTCAGGTCGGGCCGGCGACCGACGTGTTCGGTTTGGGCGCGATTCTTTGCGAGATCTTGACGGGGCATCCGCCATACGAAGCGGACCATATTCGAATCGTCTACCAGATGGCGCTGGACGCTTCGCAGGGCCAGTTCAAGGATCGCTTGCGGAACTGTGATTGTGATCCGAATTTACGCCGGTTGGCCATCCGGTGCATGGCTTCGTCACCCGAAGACCGTCCGGCCGACGCGTTGGAGGTGGCTCAAGCGGTGGCGGATTATCACGAAACAGCTTTGGAACAGCTGCGAAGCGACATGAACCGCTTTTTCGAACTGTCGCTGGACTTGTTTTGCATTGCCGATTTTCAAGGCTTTTTTCAGCGGATCAACGGCAATTTTTCACGGCTCCTTGGCTACGACGACCACGAGCTAAAGACGCGTCCCTTCATCGACTTTGTGCACCCCGAGGACCGAGAAAAAACGCGGGCCCAGATGAGTGTGCTGGATCGTGGTAAGCCCGTCGTACGATTTCGAAACCGGTATCAACGCCGCGACGGTCGGTACGTTGTGCTGGAGTGGACCGCCAAAGCGATCCGCAGCGAAGGCGTCATCTTTGCTGTCGCGCGCGATGTCACCGAATTGGCTTGA
- a CDS encoding cation:proton antiporter, which produces MDLLFYLALVPSLGSAAQWLAHRTNLPSILLLLLFGVGLGQFINPDDFLAELTGGDATAGPKLLFPLVSLSVGIIMFEGGLSLRLEELRESGSAALRLVTIGAAVTMAGVTIAAHQILDFPWRMSLLLGAILVVTGPTVIGPLLRHVRPSRRVASALKWEGIVIDPIGAVLAVLVFEQAFLHGDDPSLRIALGMLAWTSLVGVVLGVLSGWLMTLVLRKFWLPDMLHGVAALSFALLMYAISDQLAHESGLITVTVMGIWLINQKQVDVEHVVELKENLRTLLIGCLFVLLGSRVDINNVIEIGWPGLLFLGVLILVVRPLSVYLSLIGSPLNYREQTFIAGLAPRGIVAAAVSSIFALELQRNAVEGDVASADQLVTVTFLVIVGTVAVYGMLASPLAKFLQLADENNHGVLIAGADAWVREFAGELQANQVHVMLVDTNYNKISQAKMDGLSGVCMNILNEHAREELNLAGIGRMMAMTPNDEVNTLSLRECRTLFDRSRLYQLTFSLKNSHGRRGLTKNLLGRELFGEGMTFSAIAAMHQAGATFKSTKLTDAFTYDDFMERYGEDTVLLCVIKDDNSLSINTVGDPLRPVSGQTVLALVHSVPVPPDHAVMQS; this is translated from the coding sequence ATGGATCTCCTTTTTTATCTCGCTCTGGTACCTTCACTCGGCAGCGCCGCACAGTGGCTGGCGCACCGGACGAATCTGCCCAGCATTCTGTTGTTGCTGCTGTTCGGCGTCGGCCTGGGCCAATTCATCAATCCCGATGATTTTCTGGCCGAACTGACCGGCGGTGACGCCACGGCCGGCCCCAAGCTGCTTTTCCCGCTGGTTTCGCTGTCGGTGGGCATCATCATGTTCGAAGGCGGACTGTCGCTGCGACTGGAAGAACTGCGTGAATCCGGCAGTGCGGCATTGCGATTGGTGACAATCGGTGCGGCCGTCACCATGGCGGGGGTGACGATCGCGGCCCACCAGATCCTGGACTTCCCCTGGCGAATGAGCCTGTTGTTGGGGGCGATTCTGGTGGTCACCGGTCCGACGGTGATCGGGCCTTTGCTGCGTCACGTCCGTCCGTCCCGTCGCGTCGCATCGGCGCTGAAGTGGGAAGGCATCGTGATCGACCCGATCGGCGCGGTCTTGGCCGTGCTGGTGTTCGAACAAGCGTTTCTGCATGGGGACGATCCGTCGCTGCGAATCGCCCTGGGCATGCTGGCCTGGACATCGCTGGTCGGTGTGGTGTTGGGCGTGCTAAGTGGTTGGCTGATGACGCTGGTGCTGCGGAAGTTTTGGCTGCCCGACATGCTGCACGGCGTCGCCGCGTTGTCGTTCGCGTTGTTGATGTATGCCATCAGCGATCAGCTGGCGCATGAATCCGGTCTGATCACGGTCACCGTGATGGGCATTTGGTTGATCAATCAAAAACAGGTCGACGTCGAACACGTCGTTGAACTGAAGGAGAACTTGCGGACGCTGCTGATCGGATGCCTGTTCGTGCTGTTGGGGTCACGAGTCGACATCAACAACGTGATCGAAATCGGTTGGCCCGGCCTATTGTTCTTGGGCGTTTTGATTTTGGTGGTGCGTCCGCTGTCGGTGTATCTGTCGCTGATTGGAAGCCCACTGAATTACCGCGAACAAACCTTCATCGCCGGCCTCGCGCCGCGTGGGATCGTCGCCGCGGCGGTCAGCAGTATCTTTGCGTTGGAACTGCAACGTAATGCGGTCGAAGGCGACGTCGCAAGCGCGGATCAACTGGTCACCGTTACCTTCCTGGTCATCGTCGGTACGGTCGCCGTCTATGGCATGTTGGCTTCCCCGCTGGCCAAGTTCTTGCAACTGGCCGATGAAAACAATCACGGGGTTTTGATTGCCGGTGCCGATGCTTGGGTGCGTGAATTTGCCGGTGAATTGCAAGCCAACCAAGTCCACGTGATGCTGGTCGACACGAACTACAACAAAATCTCGCAAGCCAAGATGGACGGGCTCAGCGGCGTGTGCATGAACATTTTGAATGAGCATGCCCGCGAAGAATTGAACTTGGCGGGCATCGGTCGCATGATGGCCATGACCCCCAACGATGAGGTCAACACGTTGTCGCTGCGTGAATGCCGCACGTTGTTCGACCGATCACGCTTGTATCAGTTAACGTTCAGCCTGAAAAACTCGCACGGCCGACGTGGGTTGACCAAAAATTTGCTGGGCCGCGAATTGTTCGGCGAAGGGATGACATTCTCGGCGATCGCGGCGATGCACCAAGCCGGCGCGACGTTCAAATCCACCAAGTTGACCGATGCATTCACCTACGACGACTTCATGGAACGGTACGGTGAAGACACGGTGTTGCTGTGTGTCATCAAGGATGACAACAGCTTGTCGATCAACACGGTCGGCGATCCTTTGCGTCCCGTGTCTGGTCAAACCGTGTTGGCACTGGTCCATTCGGTTCCCGTCCCGCCCGATCACGCGGTGATGCAATCGTGA
- a CDS encoding glycosyltransferase family 2 protein: MGNRLSALDVDAPHVFDDLDTDTLVVDPDQMLQRIDDAMDLIAQANCIAQDTEAVDQYDVTVLVPVYNERDSLPEVLDRLDQVMPPATEIVVIDDASTDGTTDWLKELPQRRNRRVLFRRRNHGKGSAVRLGIRHSRGKVVAIQDADLEYDPADLLRVIWPVLEGKADAVYGSRYLDSRNKDHFLHRLGNGTLTAISNRLTGLKLTDMETCHKAFRGEFLRSIALKECRFGFEPEITAKVAALGGQVIEVPTTYTARGYDEGKKIGWRDAVSALRCMWRYRRG, from the coding sequence ATGGGAAACCGACTGTCTGCCTTGGATGTCGACGCACCGCACGTCTTTGACGACTTGGATACCGACACACTGGTCGTCGACCCAGACCAAATGCTGCAGCGGATCGACGATGCGATGGATCTGATCGCCCAAGCCAACTGCATCGCCCAAGACACCGAAGCGGTGGATCAGTATGACGTGACCGTCCTGGTTCCCGTCTACAACGAACGCGATTCGTTGCCCGAGGTCTTGGATCGATTGGACCAAGTCATGCCGCCGGCGACCGAAATTGTCGTCATCGACGATGCCAGCACCGACGGGACCACCGATTGGCTGAAGGAATTGCCCCAGCGTCGCAATCGCAGGGTCCTGTTTCGACGTCGCAACCACGGAAAGGGATCCGCCGTTCGGCTGGGCATTCGACACAGTCGCGGTAAAGTCGTGGCGATCCAAGACGCCGATCTGGAATACGATCCCGCCGACTTGTTGCGAGTCATCTGGCCGGTCTTGGAAGGCAAAGCCGATGCGGTGTATGGATCGCGATATTTGGATTCGCGGAACAAGGATCACTTCCTGCATCGCTTGGGCAACGGAACACTGACGGCGATCAGCAACCGTCTGACCGGTCTGAAACTGACCGACATGGAAACCTGTCACAAAGCCTTTCGCGGGGAGTTTCTGCGGTCCATCGCGCTGAAGGAATGCCGGTTCGGTTTCGAGCCGGAGATCACCGCGAAAGTTGCTGCCCTGGGCGGTCAAGTGATCGAAGTGCCGACCACTTACACGGCGCGTGGTTATGACGAAGGGAAAAAGATCGGTTGGCGTGACGCGGTCAGCGCGCTGCGTTGCATGTGGCGCTATCGTCGCGGGTGA
- the larC gene encoding nickel pincer cofactor biosynthesis protein LarC: MARVLYFDCLSGISGDMTLGALIDLGVDVNEIQDAVRSMGLPDISITADEVKKKGFRAVHVNIEHPPEHAHRHLHHIEEMIDAGDKINDDAKALAKKIFHVVAEAEAKVHGTTLQKVHFHEVGAIDSIADIVGTAVAMTQLGVDAVMASAVPTGTGEVTIAHGRVSIPAPATAEILCDVPIAGSSIRAELTTPTGAAILKATSRGFGPLPSMAIQKVGYGAGTMDLDAQANVLRVYQGQIQDDAMLAAAGTQFDQVAVMETNVDDCSAEQVADACRRLLDAGALDVFQIPCTMKKGRAAVILNVIAPPSRVGVLESILFRHTTSIGIRKQTMNRSKLVRRAENVDTAWGPVRGKVVQLPDGQERFTVEHDDAAEIADASGRDLAEIRRAAEQAWAEKSSDDQAK; encoded by the coding sequence ATGGCTCGCGTTCTGTATTTTGATTGTCTCAGTGGCATCAGTGGCGACATGACCTTGGGCGCGTTGATCGACTTGGGTGTCGACGTCAACGAAATCCAAGACGCCGTACGTTCAATGGGCCTGCCCGACATTTCGATCACCGCTGATGAAGTCAAAAAGAAGGGCTTTCGAGCGGTCCATGTGAATATCGAACATCCGCCGGAACACGCTCACCGGCACCTGCACCACATCGAAGAAATGATCGATGCGGGCGACAAAATCAATGACGATGCAAAGGCCTTGGCCAAGAAGATCTTCCACGTCGTTGCCGAGGCGGAGGCCAAGGTGCACGGAACGACCCTGCAGAAGGTCCATTTTCACGAAGTCGGCGCAATTGACTCGATCGCCGATATCGTGGGCACCGCGGTTGCGATGACACAGTTGGGCGTCGATGCCGTGATGGCATCAGCGGTACCCACCGGGACGGGCGAAGTTACGATCGCTCACGGACGCGTTTCGATACCGGCACCAGCGACCGCCGAAATTTTGTGTGATGTCCCGATCGCCGGATCGTCGATCCGCGCCGAACTGACCACGCCGACGGGGGCCGCCATTTTGAAAGCGACGTCGCGTGGGTTTGGTCCATTGCCGTCAATGGCGATTCAAAAGGTCGGCTATGGTGCCGGAACGATGGACTTGGATGCTCAAGCAAACGTGTTGCGTGTCTATCAAGGCCAGATACAGGACGACGCGATGCTGGCGGCGGCTGGAACGCAGTTTGATCAAGTCGCGGTGATGGAAACCAACGTGGACGACTGTTCGGCCGAACAAGTTGCTGATGCTTGTCGGCGATTGCTGGACGCCGGCGCGCTGGACGTTTTCCAGATTCCTTGCACCATGAAAAAGGGACGCGCGGCGGTCATCTTGAACGTCATCGCACCGCCCAGCCGCGTCGGCGTGTTGGAGTCCATTCTGTTTCGGCACACCACATCGATCGGCATTCGCAAGCAGACGATGAACCGCAGCAAGCTGGTTCGACGCGCCGAAAACGTTGACACCGCGTGGGGCCCGGTTCGCGGCAAAGTGGTTCAATTGCCCGATGGTCAAGAACGCTTCACCGTGGAACACGACGATGCCGCGGAAATCGCGGATGCCAGTGGGCGCGATCTGGCCGAAATCCGGCGTGCCGCTGAACAGGCCTGGGCCGAGAAGTCTTCGGACGATCAAGCCAAGTAA
- a CDS encoding peptidase associated/transthyretin-like domain-containing protein — protein MKADQEQNRSTHSAHWFPGAAHVFTFTLLVAMPLFCAGCGPTRQPGDLVPITGQVTVDGDPAQGVVIQLHPPQPDPPLAQAITDAEGRFAISTRTAGDGATPGIYDVTFVWSTFNAVTRSQEGDKLNGRYADPESTSVHWDVPDADSWDAGTIALSTE, from the coding sequence ATGAAAGCCGACCAAGAACAAAACCGATCAACGCATTCGGCCCATTGGTTTCCAGGGGCGGCCCATGTGTTCACGTTCACTCTTTTGGTCGCGATGCCTTTGTTCTGCGCCGGCTGTGGTCCTACCCGGCAACCGGGTGACTTGGTACCGATCACAGGACAAGTCACCGTCGATGGCGATCCGGCCCAAGGCGTGGTGATCCAGCTGCATCCGCCTCAGCCCGATCCACCGCTGGCTCAAGCCATCACGGACGCCGAGGGTCGCTTCGCAATCAGCACGCGGACCGCCGGCGATGGCGCGACCCCGGGAATTTACGACGTGACGTTCGTTTGGAGCACGTTCAATGCTGTCACGCGATCCCAAGAAGGCGACAAGCTGAACGGTCGCTATGCGGATCCTGAAAGCACGTCCGTCCACTGGGACGTCCCCGATGCGGATTCTTGGGACGCCGGAACGATCGCGTTGTCGACCGAATAA